The genomic segment TATATGTACATGAACCACCATGACCTGATACCTTATTACCCAcctgacttttttcttttatcttttttgcgTTTCATTGCTCAGTGCTTAACAAAGCCACGCAGACCAATCGTTCCCCACATTCACACCTTGTTAAGTACGGGCAGGACTGGCAGCAGGCTGCGAGTCCTTCAGCGCTTTCTTCCTCTGCGAGGCGTAGATACGGATGAAGAGAGCAGCGAAGACGACCAGGATTCCCAGCACCCCCACGATGGTGACGGGGTGGCCGTAGATGAGGCAGGAGAGGAGGATGGCGAACCCCTGCcgcatggtcatgatgatgatgaaggacaccGCCCCGAAGCGGGCGATGGTGTAGAAGATGAAAAGCTGCCCCGTGGCCGAGCACACACTGAGCACCACTGAGTGCACCACAAAGTCCGGGTGGCGCAGCATGAAGGCCGAGGACTCAAAGAACCCGCCCTGCTCCACCAGTGACACAGTAGTGAGGAGGCAGGAGAAGAGGTTGACCCCGGCCATCATCTGGATGGACGACATCTTGTACTGGGTGAAGAGCGCCCCCTGCCAGTTGGAGGTAAAGCTGTCGAACATCATGTAGCCAACCAGCAGCATGAGGCCCGAGGTGGTGGTCACCGAGCCCCCGTGCTTGGTGGCGTCCTGGCTCGTCAGCAGGAACATGGACACGCCCACAGAGATCATCACCGCTGTAAGGTACTCGTAGAACTCGTACGTCTTCTTGGACACGATCTTCCCCATCAGCATCACTGGGATCACTTTGGACGCTTTGGCTAACACCTGCAACAAgttaaaaagtatataaaaaaaacgttttcaaaCCCAATCATTTTTCATATGAGATAACTAATAATAACTGCCTTTTTGAAAaagtgtcacttttttttttctacacccaATCATTTTTCATTATAAGATAATCAGTAATAACTGCCGTCACTACCCTTCAAAACATAATATGAAAAGGTGATGCTTGTCACACAGGTTTTACACATACCAGTCTACTTCATTGTTGTAATGCATTTATATACATTTCTGTGAAAAAGAATAAATCACAACAATCTTGATCAGCGAATGATAATGCATTCTGCAAGTTTACCTGCTCTCTATAACCATACCAGTTaccactgttatcattatcatattgcaATTATCTTCAGTCAGATGACACTCAAAACActtcagtcatttgcacaacaagctatGCAGAACCAAATGAAAGCTGCCTTTCAGCACTCATCATTCACTTCCTGTGTTATTtcatcaggcttcagtcacatgcatgcacacaggtgTATATTAAGagtgaatttttcttcagaattttgccatgggcaatcctttgttgccatgggttcttttacaagcacatagtgcatgctgcacacaggaccatggTTACagattcatccgaatgactagcatccagaccacgatTCATGGTCTACCGGAGGGGGAGAAAGATCTGGAGAGTGTGGAATTCAATCCTGTACCCTCAGATTCTTTTATTTCCTGAGTGGATGTATTACCTTCAGACCACTACTCCTCAAAGCACACCACAAGAAACAACACAAATAAAGTAATACTGCAAAAATAATGTTAACATTAACTGCTAACAAAAATTTCAAACTTTGCACACTTCCATCCCAAAACAGCAGCATTCTgcggagaaaaaaataaacatacaCCAAAAAACCTGACAGTGCCATCTCCTCTCACCTGAGTGGGGAAGCTGACGTACTTGAGAGCCTCATACTGGAACCAACTGCTCATGATGTTGGAGAAGGAGCTGAAGGAGTACTTGTAGAGGGGCGCCGTGTGCTGGGGCTGGTGCTGGAACACGATCACCAGCAGAGCGATGACAAAGGCCAGGATCCGGTTCACAAACACAAGGAACTGCGAGTTCTTGAAGTATTCCCCCGGTGTGGTGTCCGTCTTGCCGTACTCGTGGGTCATGATGCGCTCCTGCAGGACTCCCCAGGTGAGGTAGGAGGCCTGCAGCCCCAGGAAGCAGACGATCAGGATGGCCGTGCGTTTCAGCAGCGGCTGggcctccatcttcttctctgcGCTGAGCACGGGGGAACCGCCCTCCTCCGCCACACTGCCCGCATCTTTCTCCCGTCCAAACACGCACAGCACCAGCAGGTTGGAAGCACAGCCTGGGCCTGGAAATCAGACACACTCCTGGCTGTGTGATACACTTCCCCTCACTTTCCTCCACTGCCTACCCCTTTCTTTCATCCGGTTTTCACTttcaggaggtgtcactgtgttcagacaaaaccacacacactaaacacacacctgctaggcagatgcctgaccagcagcataacccgacatgctcagtcaggccttgattgcatacatttatatatatatatatatatatatatatatatatatatatatatatatatatatttgtgtgcctatcagaatggatttcttcaacataattttgccaaagacAACACTAATGTTGCTGTgaggttctttttctgtgcaccaagcgtgtgctgcacacaggactttggtttatcatctcatctgaatgacaagatgctctgtttgattttccagctaaaacttgggagaaagggtaacACCAGGGTTCAAATCCACTGCTgaagcagataagcgtcttaaccattctaccaccttccttctgtccgccctcctcctttctttcatcaATAACAAAGAAcagcttggacacacacacacacacacacacacacacacacacacacacacacacaaaatcaatccTTTTTTTCATCAATGACAAATAACATCttggacacacacaaagaaatcaatCTTTTCTTTTATCCACTACAAAgaacatctgagagagagagagagagaactcagaactcagaactcaaaacgtttttattcaaggattaagattttaggcattgcctattcttccaatctgtccttgctaatctacatctattacagagagagagagagagagagagagagagagagagagaaacacacacacacacacacacacacacacacacacacgcacacacaatcactcatttCTGTCTCTGATGCTAAGGACATCTTgtccagagacacacacacagatgtaatcATATATATAAGACTGTataaccaggcagacagacaagaagagagagaaacaaacatctACGAAAGCAAAGCATGCATGCAAAAGGaaatctgcactagtgggtcacggtaaagtaagTGTCGTGAAATGAAATTTTAAAGAACCTGGTTATGTCATGTCCACCTTCATGAAGCAAACTTGTCAACATGAAAAGTCTGAAATTTCAAGTAGCAACTATCGTATTAATTGCATAGCTGTCtctgaggaggagggaggggggttggggcgtgtgtgcgcgtgtatgtgtctgtgtgtctatgtgtaatATATGCAAAGTTCATGATAAATTAATTTCACCAAGAATCAAAGCAGTTTGTTGTAtcttaaagaaaataataaagcagAAATTTTTTTCAAGGAATCAGGTCAACAGTTGTATGAATATAAGAtggataaatgatttttttttcttcttaaaatgtACAGATGGACTGTCTGACATTACTTGAATATATGTAAGTGTGCagacaatacacacatgcatctaACTGCCCATGTACACAGCAAAATAATACTGTATGCAGTTTCCATTTCTTCCAGATATGAAGTGTGAGAAACCCTTCAGCTACAGTGTATCTGGCAGTCAGTATGACCAAAAAAAGTTAAAACCTTTTTGGGTTTATCTGTATGGTGGTTggtcttttttttatgatttgtgAATATGTCATGATGTGATCATTATTCAGTGTCATGTAACATGAACAGACACAGCAGAAGTACAGAAAagtgcatgaatacacacacacacacacacacacacacacacacacacacacacacactgtacagcatGAGCCCATCTTAACCTGTAATAAATGTATGCATAGAGCCACAGACACTACGAATTGCTGATCAATAGGTGGGAGTAAGCTGGGCCACATGTGCCCCACATGCTGTCGTATAGATGTACTGAAACCACAGCTGCTTCCTGGGCTGTGGACTAATGCAGTGTTGGCTGGATTGGGGCAGTAAAGGGCAGGCCACCACATCCACATTCCACCTATCAATACTCTTCCACAGCCTTCGTCAacttcatgaaaagaaaaaataactggCGAGAATACTCCCAATATTTTACATCTTTGGTTAATTTCATGCACATGGAACGAATACACATCCATGCAATGACAGTGTTCAGACCACACAGTCAGTTTTCTAAGTATGAAAGATATGTATACAGTTGACAAAATTATTGTTCCGAAATACTGACATAAAGTTAAAAACCTCTGTTCCTAAACAATCAGAGAATCACCCACTACAACTCTCTTTTATCataggttgtttctttttttctcaaactgAGAACATTAGAGATTTAGACCCCAAgtatggagaaggagaagaaacaacaacataaagcctAAAAGCAGATTCCTTTGAGAAGATCTTGTTAAATTTGGCTTCATACATATAGTAATGCATTCTTGCCcccttacagtgtgtgtgtgtgtgtttgtgtgtgtgtgtgtgtgtgtgtgtgtgtgtgtgtgtgcaggaaggggCAAAAGATGTGAGCTCAGTCCTATGTCTGTAgtttgcaacagcaacaacaacaaaaatcccattCATGTATGTGCACTTATTTCAATGAGTGGACTGTTTTCCAGACCTGACATTCAGTCAGTCATGCTCCAGAGGAGGATATGGTGGGGATTGCTAGGTATTTTTAAGTCACTAACTGCTGAGATGCCTTGTGAACACAATCATGACACAATCATACAGATATATTAAGTATATTTGTTAATATTGGAAAACAGCAAATTCTCTACTGTTGTtttaaagaacaaacaacaaaaccaggtGATGTCAAGATATGAACCAAACACTTTCCAAGAAAATGTCTGATGCAGTAACCACTCTGTAACCTCTAATTACTGATTATCCTGCTATCTTTCAATGTGCTTCTGTTAGCATATACCAAAGCAATTCAAATAAttctgtgtgcacatgcattttttttttttcatcagtcaaGCAACAAAACTGAACGATTACAATCCTAAAGCTAGGAGAgaaaaatacaacagaatacaaactgCTGGTATACACAATAAAgttaaataataatgaaaaacacaacaacaacaacaacaacaacaaaagaaattacAGCCTTGGCAGATTTTCCTGTCATATTGATGCGGAAATATGCAGAAAATAATACTGAAATCTAGCTCCAAATTAACACATGACTAGTGTTTAAGTTGAATCAACCTTGCGGTTTATGCATATTCAGGAACATGGAAATCATTTTAATGAAAC from the Babylonia areolata isolate BAREFJ2019XMU chromosome 21, ASM4173473v1, whole genome shotgun sequence genome contains:
- the LOC143296746 gene encoding adenosine 3'-phospho 5'-phosphosulfate transporter 1-like; amino-acid sequence: MAIFISGLVLILFLIPYTVHGQTESSTDGEESFLDIWIVRLALNLVGYGTIFVPGAILIRYLRRVKYNETAGPGCASNLLVLCVFGREKDAGSVAEEGGSPVLSAEKKMEAQPLLKRTAILIVCFLGLQASYLTWGVLQERIMTHEYGKTDTTPGEYFKNSQFLVFVNRILAFVIALLVIVFQHQPQHTAPLYKYSFSSFSNIMSSWFQYEALKYVSFPTQVLAKASKVIPVMLMGKIVSKKTYEFYEYLTAVMISVGVSMFLLTSQDATKHGGSVTTTSGLMLLVGYMMFDSFTSNWQGALFTQYKMSSIQMMAGVNLFSCLLTTVSLVEQGGFFESSAFMLRHPDFVVHSVVLSVCSATGQLFIFYTIARFGAVSFIIIMTMRQGFAILLSCLIYGHPVTIVGVLGILVVFAALFIRIYASQRKKALKDSQPAASPART